In one window of Danaus plexippus chromosome 7, MEX_DaPlex, whole genome shotgun sequence DNA:
- the LOC116770606 gene encoding uncharacterized protein LOC116770606 → MKSFIVVCCLFACALAGVPREKRGFLSGLHSSDVYSGYSAPIISLSEPVLGYSAPAAKLVSVNKVVNSHRVVDVPQVVNVRKVVSVPQVVSVNKLVAAPSYSSYGSGLGLASGWDHGYSSGW, encoded by the exons ATGAAATCCTTT atcgTAGTATGCTGCCTGTTCGCGTGCGCCCTCGCCGGCGTCCCCCGTGAGAAGCGCGGCTTCCTGAGCGGGCTGCACTCCTCGGACGTGTATAGCGGCTACTCCGCTCCCATCATCAGCCTCTCGGAGCCCGTCCTCGGATACTCCGCTCCGGCTGCCAAACTCGTCAGCGTCAACAAAGTGGTCAACTCTCACCGCGTCGTGGACGTCCCTCAAGTAGTGAACGTTCGCAAGGTGGTGTCCGTGCCTCAAGTGGTGTCCGTCAACAAGCTGGTGGCCGCTCCCAGCTACAGCTCCTACGGCAGCGGACTGGGACTGGCTTCGGGCTGGGACCACGGATATTCCAGCGGATGGTGA